A stretch of DNA from Acinetobacter sp. C26M:
AATGCGTGGCATTGGTCATGACATGTTTTACATAGTCACGTGTTTCCAATAATGGAATGGTTTCCGTGTACTGATCTGCAGCCATAATCTGAACATCAGGCTGCCAACGACGCGCACGATTTGGACCAGCGTTATAGCCTGCGGTTGCCAACACCGCATTACCACTCAACTGACTTTGAATCATTGAAAGATAATAAGTACCGTAACGGATGTTGGTGTTCATTTCACTTAAGGCTGCTGGGTTGTAAGTTTCACCCATTTGTCTTGCAATCAATTTTGCAGTGTTCGGCATGATCTGCATCAAACCACCTGCGCCAACATGAGAACGTGCAGAAGTCACAAAACGACTTTCTTGGCGCATTAAACCATATGCCCACGCAGGATCAATACCTGCATTGTAACTATGACTGGTCACATTACTACGATGTGGTGTCGCGTAGCGATAAGTATCGTTATGACGAGAAGTAGTACGGTCTGCTGCATAGATTGCACGATCATACCAGCCCATATCATGCGCACGTTTCGCCGCTGCTAAAAGTAGACCATCGTCGTGCTGTAAATAAGCTTGGCGAACTGCCCAATTCCACTCACGATTGGTATAGTTTGCTGGTGCATTCACATCTCTTAATGCAAACGCACGTCTAAAATGAATATTTTGATTCAGACGCTGTGTATCTTGAGCACTCGGTTGTTCATTATAAGGCTGATGGTTATAACGTTCACCTAGGCGATCTTTTGCCAACAAATTATGATAATCATCACCAGATTGCGCCAGTTTACGATAGATTTGTTGTGCCGCTTGTTTTGAGCCCCCATCGGAACGCTGTTCTGAAGCACGTGCCAACCAATATTGCCAACGATCTTCCTGCTTTTGTGTCACCGACATCGCATCAATCGCACGAATCAAACTTTCCCAAGCACCAAAGCGAATCGCCTGACGGGCATAAATCTCAGCTTCTTCAGGGCTGAATGGATAGCCATAACTTTGATCATAGGCATTTAATACTTCACGATTAAAGCCATTCTTCATCACGGTGGTACCACCGACATAACCAATGGTGCGATACAAATATTGTTGTACAGGTTGTGGCACATCTTGAACAGCACGCTGTACATTGCCCAAGGCATTAGTCAAATCACTATCGGCAACGCGTCCCAAGGCAAAGATTAAATAGGCGTAATCCGCATCATTCGATTTAGGCGCACTCCACAGATAGCCCAATGGATTGGCTTGGATTTGATTGAACTGTGCTAAAGAAAGGTTCAAGCCCATCGTTTGCGCTGTGGCAATGGCTGGACCAGACTGGCCTGCGCGTAATTGTCCCCATAAACGTTGTTGACGGTCTTGCGCAGTCATCAGCGGGCTAGACAACATCAACCGACCTAGACCATTACATGATTCAGGTTGAGAGTTAGTCGCTAACCAAATGTCTTTATATTCTGCAAAAACCAAACTATCACCTGTTTTTGCACGCACTTGTGCAACGGCACAGCTTTCTTCTTGATCTGGATTGGTCACATAACTCAAAACTGGCTTGGCATCAGCAAAGCTCCCGAGTTTGACTTTTTCTTCCACGTAATCGGCAGAAAGTTTTTCTGCCATTGCTGATTGTGGATAGCGTTGTGCAAAGCTAATAATTGAAGATGCAGGCTGAAAACCCAAATTGGTGTTCAGTTTCCAATATTCAGGATAATAACCGAGCGCATCATTTTGCATGTCATATTGGTATTGATCGAGCAAGGCAATATTGCTGGCATTGGCAGCGCGCAAGGCATCATTAAACTGTTCATCCAAAGCATAGACGGACGAGCATGCGATCATCCCTCCCACTGCGATAAAACAACGGAAGCTCTTCTTGTTATTCAATTTATGACTTACGGTTGTTCTAAAATCACGCTGCTTTTTCATCTTCATCAATATCTATGCCCAATTTTGCCCTGCTATTATAGTGTAATAAGTCTCGCCTTCTACTATTGTTGTGTTATGTAAATTACTGATTCATATTCATTAAAATTCACACAATTTTATTCACAAACTGTCCATTTTTGTCAGTTTTTTATTCTCTGCGTTCCGTTTAAAATACTGCTATAATCCGCCGTTTATTTAAATCCACCTTGTTTAGGAGCCTGCATGACGGTTCAAACATTCATTCCCAGTGCTGTAAAAGCTGCTTCAGAAAACACTGTTACCCAGCCAATGCACACCGCTGATGTTTCAATCAAGAAATTGTTTATTGAAACTCAAGGGTGTCAGATGAATGAGTATGACAGTCATCGTATGGCAGATTTGTTAGGTGATTCACATGGCTATGTGCTCACTGACAACCCGAATGAAGCAGACATCCTGCTCATGAATACCTGTTCGATTCGTGAAAAAGCACAAGAGAAGGTATTTAGTGGTTTAGGTCGCTGGCGTAAACTTAAAGAACAAAACCCTGATCTCATTATTGGTGTGGGTGGGTGTGTTGCATCGCAAGAAGGCGACAATATCCAAAAACGTGCACCTTATGTGGATATGATCTTTGGTCCACAAACACTGCACCGTTTGCCACAAATGCTAGATCAGCATCACGCTCAAATTGAAAAACCAAAGAAAGAAAAAATTAAATTGGTTGATATTTCTTTCCCTGATATTGAAAAGTTCGACTTTTTGCCTGAACCCCGTGTCGAAGGCTTTAAAGCATTCGTTTCAATTATGGAAGGTTGCTCGAAGTACTGTTCATTCTGTGTAGTCCCTTATACCCGTGGCGAAGAAGTGTCTCGTCCCTTAGATGATGTATTGGCTGAAATTGCTGGGTTGGCTGAAAAAGGTGTACGTGAAATTAGCCTACTCGGTCAAAACGTAAATGGCTATCGTGGTGAAACCTTCGAAGGCGAAATTTGTACTTTCCCTGAGTTACTCCGTTTAGTTGCAGAAATTCCGGGCATTGGCCGCTTGCGTTACACGACCTCTCACCCGCTTGAATTCTCTGAAGATCTAATTCAATGCTACCGTGATCTACCACAAATGGTTTCGCATTTGCACTTGCCAGTACAAAGCGGTTCAAATGATGTACTACAAGCCATGAAACGTAATCATACGATTGATGTCTACATCGATAAAATTGCCAAGTTACGTAAAGTCCGTCCAGATATGCATTTATCTAGCGATTTCATCATCGGCTTCCCAGGGGAAACAGATGAACACTTTGCTGAAACCTTACAATTCATTAAAGACCTAGATTTCGATCACTCTTATAGTTTTGTCTATTCTAAACGCCCTGGTACACCTGCATCTGACTTACCAGACAATACCCCTGAGCAGGTGAAAAAAGATCGTTTGGCTCAAGTACAAGAAGTGATTAAACGTTCTAGTATTGATAAGACTGATGCAATGCTCGGTAAAATTGAGCGTGTCTTGATTGAGAAGGTTTCGGATAAAGATCCGAATGTTTTAATCGGTACAGCAGACAATACACGTTTAGTGACATTTATCGGTGATGCCACGTGGATTGGACGTTTCGCAGAGATTGAGATCACTGAAATTAAAACTTTAAATTTAGTTTACGGAGAACTCTTGAATCTTGAACCTGACGTGGCGTAATGTAAGGGTATTCCTACAGAGCAACAAAAAGGGTTTATCTTGACTGCAGCGATTCGACGTACAGTAACGTTCCCTGAGATTCAATTGGAACGTTTGAAAAGCATGCTCGGTGCGTATAACGGGCATTTAAAACAAATCGAACAACGTTTAGATGTCAAAATTACTCACCGTGGCGATGCCTTTTATCTCGATGGTGATATAGAAGCGGTCGAAAGAGCCGAAGCACTACTGCAACGGCTCTATCAAGAATCAGAAATTTCCTCACAAATTAGTGCCGATGTCATTCATTTGATGATCCAAGGTTCACAGACAGATCGTGAACTGATGGATGATTCAGATCAAGAGCATACAGGTTTAGATAGCGTTTGGTTACAGACCCGCAAAGGGCGAATCAATCCACGTGGTGCCAATCAAAAACGCTATGTACAACGTATTTTACAAAGTGATATCTCCTTCGGTATTGGCCCAGCAGGGACAGGTAAAACTTATCTGGCGGTTGCTGCTGCAGTTGATATGCTGGAACGTAACGAAATTCAACGTATCTTGCTGGTTCGTCCAGCAGTTGAAGCCGGTGAAAAGCTCGGTTTCTTACCCGGTGATCTCACCCAAAAAATCGATCCCTACTTGCGTCCGCTTTACGATGCCCTCTATGAAATGCTGGGCTTTGAAAAAGTAGCCAAACTGATTGAACGCCAAGTGATTGAGGTTGCGCCGCTTGCTTATATGCGTGGACGTACGCTAAACCACTCTTTCGTGATTTTAGATGAAGCACAAAACACTACTCCTGAACAGATGAAGATGTTCCTCACCCGTTTAGGTTTTGGTTCACGTGCCGTGATTACTGGTGATGTCACACAGGTTGACTTGCCGCGTGGGCAGCAATCTGGGTTAGCACAAGCATTACGTGTACTTGAAAACGTCCATGAAATTCATATCACCCGTTTCCATTCGCGTGATGTGGTCCGACATCAATTGGTACAAAAAATTGTTGAAGCTTACGAAGGTTGGGACAGTGAACAGCAACGCCTGTCTGCTGAAGCCCGTGCCGAACGCAAAGCTAAACAAGAAGCGCTGATTGCAGAAAATGATTCTGCTGCAGATGCGCAACACATTTAGAAAAATCCCCCTCACTCCCCCTTTCGTTGTGACGCTTTAGTCGCATCTCAGGGGGACGATTTTAAGGATCTACTTTGAAAATCAATTTAAGTCTTCAACAAGACTTTCAAGCTGTGGAATTGCCACTTAAACGTGGTCAAATCAAAAAAAATATCGAAACTGCACTGCGTCATGTCGGTTTTGATGTCAATTGTGAAATTGGAATTGCCTGTGTTGATCTAGCTGAAAGCCATGAGCTCAATCTGCAATACCGCGAAAAAGACAAACCAACCAATGTGCTGTCTTTCCCAAGTGATATTCCTGAGGAAATGCTGAGCTTACTCGATGCAGAGCCTTTAGGTGACTTGGTTATTTGTATTCCTGTGGTTTTACAAGAAGCGGCTGAACAGCAAAAGATACCAAGCGACCATTTCACTCATTTACTGGTCCACGGTGTTCTACATTTGCTTGGTTTCGATCATGAAACCAGTGAAACTGAAGCTGAAGAAATGGAAGCTTTAGAAATTGAGATTCTAAAAAAATTGGGTATCGCCAACCCTTACCAAGCCGATGAAAGCTAATCCAAGGTCCTATGTATATCGTTATTTTTAAAGCCACGATCAAACAACTTGATGCAACTTACTCAGAAATGGCACAAATGCTGAGAAATAAAGCCTTGAGTCAATTTAACTGTGTCAAATTTGAAGCGTGTAGCGAAAATGGTTTTGAAATAGCGCTGTCCTACTGGAACAGCCTAAACGATATTAAACTTTGGCAACGCGATGCAGAACATCTGGTTGCTCAGCGTTTAGGTAAAGAAAAATGGTATCGAGACTTTAGCGTCGAAATCTGCAAAGTTGAACGAGCTTATTCGAATCAAAATGGCTTGTGAATAACTCAAAACTTATCCACATCTTCAATAAAAAAACGGCTGAATTCAGCCGTTTTTTATATCTCAAGAGAATTAGAATTGGTAGCGTAAAGCTAAAGTTGCATTACGTGGCTTTCCCCATGTCGTTTGGCCATATGCTGGGAAAATTCCATAGTACTCTTTATCAAATAAATGAGAGTTAATAAAAACACAGGTTAAATAGTGATCATTTTTATTATCAATTCAAGTTTCAAGAAATAAATTCAACTAACTGTTTTATTTGAGTTTAAATCTTGATTGATAGGAAATATATTTATGATTTTCACCAATATTTAATTCTTATCTTGTACATCATTATTTTATTATAAGAAGTACACCTTAATTAGTGTACTTCAAATTCAGCATCGACAGGATCAAAACGCCATGTACGAATGATGCGTAACTCAGAAATATCCTTTTTCATCTTGGCATCAAAAGGTCCAAATGGTGCACCACGGCGCACTGATGCTTTAGCTGCTTCATCTAAAATTGCATGCCCAGAACTTTCAATTAAACGGATTGCTCGAATTCCACCTTCTGCATTCAAAATCACCATTAGACGCACTTCCCCCGCCAATCGTTGTTGTTTGGCCTCATCAGGATAATAGCGGTTCCCGTATAACTCGACTTTTTGACGAAACTTATCCAGATAAGCAGCTGATGCATCTTGTTTAGCCTGAATACCATCGACCGTTTTAATGCGTTGTTTGCGGCTAAAGTTTTGTTGGCGTTGCAAATATTGTGCTTCTAAGCTTGCGACCATCGCCGCTTTAGCTTGAAATTGGCTTTGTAGGTCATCTAGAGTCTTTTTCCGTTCACTCTGTTCTGCTTGCTTTTGCCAGCTTAAAACAGTCATTAGAACCTTTTCTTCGAATTTTAATTCTCGTTTTTGCTGAATTTTTTCTAGACTATCTAGCTCTTTTTCACCTGTAGTGGCATCTGTCTGCATTGGGGAAGGCATATCACTCGACATCCGATGTGCTTCACGAAACTCACCAGAACCTTGTTGATCAGCTTGTGCCAAAAAATCTGCGTCTTTAACTTTTTCCTGGCTTGGTCGAACAGTGACAGCTATTTCTTTGGTTGAAGTATCAGATGGCGACGGCATGGTAAATTGAATAGCCAGTACAGCGCCATGCAGCAACATCGCTAAAGCTACAGCCCCAACAAAGATAGGGTCTTGCCACCAATAAGGAGGCAGTTCTGAACGAAAATTTATTTTATTCAACATGGCATTTAAGTGACAAAATGTCCCATCCCCAACGGCAGCACCGTATAAAAACCCAACCAATATTCAAATTTTTACAAAAATGTGATCCACTTATAGTTACAGTGTTTCCATACCATCATTTTATGAAAATGTAGCAATTAATTTTGCTACACTGCAAGTCAGAAATTTATTTTTATTTTTTAGTGAATACAAAGATCGTGGCATTGCTTTACTCATCAATTCACTTTCTGGAACAACTTTTATGCAAACGCTAATTTCATCTGTTGTTAAACGTCTACGTAAAGTTTACCAAAAAGCAGAAGAATTCATCGAAGAAGAAAGAGAATTTTCACTTTCACAAGTATTTGTGAATGCCACCATGGAACGTTATGTCACCGAAAATGTTGGCATCATGCAAGACCTGCATGCCGATCTTTATGATGGTTGGTTACGCTTATACACGACCCTCGATGTCAAAGGTCTGCATACCACCTTATCAGTTGATTTAAAATTGATTCAAATGGAAATGAATCAAAATGTACAATTAATGGTATTCGAGCAAATCAGCAACACCCAAGTGATTGAAGCCAAGTTTAAAAACATTTTTCAAAAATGGGGCTTTTATATCGCAATCTGGTATTACCAGAAATTCCGTGAAGAAGATCCACTCGGCAAAATCCTAGAGCATTTTGAAGTGGTCAAAGTCCAAGATGATTTACTTTATCTTGATTTAAACCGCTGGTTGGGAAAAAAGGCCAGCATTATCGAAACTTTGAGTAAAGTGCATGTCAATCGCGCTCGTGTCCGCCCTGCGGAGCTAATTGTTTGGGGCAATGTCAATCTTACTGCAATTTTATCGCCTTCCAATGATGATGACTTTGATGAAGATAATGTTAACGATAGCGCAGTCACGCCAATTCAACAAAAAGACGGTAAAAGATAGCCACTCGCTATTGTGGCCTACCCGTTCTC
This window harbors:
- a CDS encoding TonB family protein — encoded protein: MLNKINFRSELPPYWWQDPIFVGAVALAMLLHGAVLAIQFTMPSPSDTSTKEIAVTVRPSQEKVKDADFLAQADQQGSGEFREAHRMSSDMPSPMQTDATTGEKELDSLEKIQQKRELKFEEKVLMTVLSWQKQAEQSERKKTLDDLQSQFQAKAAMVASLEAQYLQRQQNFSRKQRIKTVDGIQAKQDASAAYLDKFRQKVELYGNRYYPDEAKQQRLAGEVRLMVILNAEGGIRAIRLIESSGHAILDEAAKASVRRGAPFGPFDAKMKKDISELRIIRTWRFDPVDAEFEVH
- a CDS encoding lytic transglycosylase domain-containing protein, with the translated sequence MIACSSVYALDEQFNDALRAANASNIALLDQYQYDMQNDALGYYPEYWKLNTNLGFQPASSIISFAQRYPQSAMAEKLSADYVEEKVKLGSFADAKPVLSYVTNPDQEESCAVAQVRAKTGDSLVFAEYKDIWLATNSQPESCNGLGRLMLSSPLMTAQDRQQRLWGQLRAGQSGPAIATAQTMGLNLSLAQFNQIQANPLGYLWSAPKSNDADYAYLIFALGRVADSDLTNALGNVQRAVQDVPQPVQQYLYRTIGYVGGTTVMKNGFNREVLNAYDQSYGYPFSPEEAEIYARQAIRFGAWESLIRAIDAMSVTQKQEDRWQYWLARASEQRSDGGSKQAAQQIYRKLAQSGDDYHNLLAKDRLGERYNHQPYNEQPSAQDTQRLNQNIHFRRAFALRDVNAPANYTNREWNWAVRQAYLQHDDGLLLAAAKRAHDMGWYDRAIYAADRTTSRHNDTYRYATPHRSNVTSHSYNAGIDPAWAYGLMRQESRFVTSARSHVGAGGLMQIMPNTAKLIARQMGETYNPAALSEMNTNIRYGTYYLSMIQSQLSGNAVLATAGYNAGPNRARRWQPDVQIMAADQYTETIPLLETRDYVKHVMTNATHYGVVLGQGSQSLEKRMSTIPVRSGP
- the miaB gene encoding tRNA (N6-isopentenyl adenosine(37)-C2)-methylthiotransferase MiaB — encoded protein: MTVQTFIPSAVKAASENTVTQPMHTADVSIKKLFIETQGCQMNEYDSHRMADLLGDSHGYVLTDNPNEADILLMNTCSIREKAQEKVFSGLGRWRKLKEQNPDLIIGVGGCVASQEGDNIQKRAPYVDMIFGPQTLHRLPQMLDQHHAQIEKPKKEKIKLVDISFPDIEKFDFLPEPRVEGFKAFVSIMEGCSKYCSFCVVPYTRGEEVSRPLDDVLAEIAGLAEKGVREISLLGQNVNGYRGETFEGEICTFPELLRLVAEIPGIGRLRYTTSHPLEFSEDLIQCYRDLPQMVSHLHLPVQSGSNDVLQAMKRNHTIDVYIDKIAKLRKVRPDMHLSSDFIIGFPGETDEHFAETLQFIKDLDFDHSYSFVYSKRPGTPASDLPDNTPEQVKKDRLAQVQEVIKRSSIDKTDAMLGKIERVLIEKVSDKDPNVLIGTADNTRLVTFIGDATWIGRFAEIEITEIKTLNLVYGELLNLEPDVA
- the ybeY gene encoding rRNA maturation RNase YbeY; the encoded protein is MKINLSLQQDFQAVELPLKRGQIKKNIETALRHVGFDVNCEIGIACVDLAESHELNLQYREKDKPTNVLSFPSDIPEEMLSLLDAEPLGDLVICIPVVLQEAAEQQKIPSDHFTHLLVHGVLHLLGFDHETSETEAEEMEALEIEILKKLGIANPYQADES
- a CDS encoding antibiotic biosynthesis monooxygenase, producing the protein MYIVIFKATIKQLDATYSEMAQMLRNKALSQFNCVKFEACSENGFEIALSYWNSLNDIKLWQRDAEHLVAQRLGKEKWYRDFSVEICKVERAYSNQNGL
- a CDS encoding PhoH family protein, with the translated sequence MTAAIRRTVTFPEIQLERLKSMLGAYNGHLKQIEQRLDVKITHRGDAFYLDGDIEAVERAEALLQRLYQESEISSQISADVIHLMIQGSQTDRELMDDSDQEHTGLDSVWLQTRKGRINPRGANQKRYVQRILQSDISFGIGPAGTGKTYLAVAAAVDMLERNEIQRILLVRPAVEAGEKLGFLPGDLTQKIDPYLRPLYDALYEMLGFEKVAKLIERQVIEVAPLAYMRGRTLNHSFVILDEAQNTTPEQMKMFLTRLGFGSRAVITGDVTQVDLPRGQQSGLAQALRVLENVHEIHITRFHSRDVVRHQLVQKIVEAYEGWDSEQQRLSAEARAERKAKQEALIAENDSAADAQHI